The proteins below are encoded in one region of Borrelia duttonii Ly:
- the fliW gene encoding flagellar assembly protein FliW translates to MKNKFSIKVKFPEGILGFEDIKEFIIKDSAHKPFSIMQSINGEINFLVTSPFNFLEKYLPNIENKDWLDIQAENENEKVILCIINMHVKNYKEITANLKAPIILNKKKLIGKQAISTNEEHYLRYRVFKE, encoded by the coding sequence ATGAAAAACAAATTTAGTATAAAAGTTAAATTTCCTGAAGGAATATTGGGATTTGAAGATATTAAAGAATTTATAATTAAAGACTCTGCACATAAGCCATTCTCTATAATGCAATCAATAAATGGAGAAATAAATTTTTTAGTAACATCCCCATTTAACTTTTTAGAAAAATATTTGCCAAACATAGAAAACAAGGATTGGTTAGACATCCAAGCAGAAAATGAAAACGAAAAGGTAATACTATGTATCATCAACATGCATGTAAAGAATTATAAAGAAATAACTGCAAACCTCAAAGCTCCAATTATATTAAATAAAAAAAAATTAATTGGAAAACAAGCCATCTCTACTAATGAAGAACATTATCTTAGATATAGAGTCTTTAAGGAATAA
- the csrA gene encoding carbon storage regulator CsrA, producing MLVLSRKANESIKIDSNIEISILEIKKDSVKIAIKAPENIKILRSEIYDIIKEENKKSILQDKNNIHKIKKLFDYFSK from the coding sequence ATGTTAGTACTATCAAGAAAAGCAAATGAAAGCATTAAAATAGACTCTAATATCGAAATTTCAATATTAGAAATAAAAAAAGATAGTGTAAAAATAGCAATAAAAGCCCCAGAAAACATTAAAATACTTAGATCTGAAATCTACGATATCATTAAGGAAGAAAATAAAAAATCAATATTACAAGATAAAAATAATATACATAAAATTAAAAAATTATTTGATTATTTTAGCAAATAA
- the tsaB gene encoding tRNA (adenosine(37)-N6)-threonylcarbamoyltransferase complex dimerization subunit type 1 TsaB has translation MMNTLAIEYSYKNLLIYFQINEEILFLIMKRNEVNNVLNVSKLFNDFILDKNIDLGNLDLLINSSGPGSFTGLRISLSFIKGLSLGLSIPFVNIPTFDVCVRLFHTESDILVLSFTAGRYFLGHYRDFKLCGNIVCFSEIDLLKYLNELDCKFVIVGNDIDFIYEKFKSRFRVIDDMRAFGAVLTDLGKAKYLKSRQGDDILSGPCYVRPSDAEINFYLLK, from the coding sequence ATAATGAATACTCTTGCGATTGAATATTCATATAAAAATTTATTGATTTATTTTCAAATTAATGAAGAAATTTTGTTTCTTATTATGAAAAGGAATGAAGTCAATAATGTTCTTAATGTGTCCAAATTATTTAATGATTTTATATTAGATAAAAATATTGATCTTGGTAATCTTGATTTACTTATTAATTCTTCTGGGCCTGGTTCTTTTACAGGGTTAAGAATTAGTTTAAGTTTTATTAAGGGTCTTTCCTTAGGACTTTCAATTCCTTTTGTTAATATTCCTACCTTTGATGTTTGTGTAAGATTGTTTCATACAGAGTCGGATATTCTAGTTTTAAGTTTTACTGCAGGTAGATATTTTCTTGGGCATTATAGAGATTTTAAATTGTGTGGTAATATTGTTTGTTTTTCTGAAATAGACTTGTTGAAATATTTGAATGAACTTGACTGTAAATTTGTTATTGTGGGTAATGACATTGATTTTATTTATGAAAAATTTAAAAGTAGGTTTAGAGTTATTGATGATATGCGTGCTTTTGGTGCAGTTTTGACTGATCTTGGTAAGGCAAAGTACCTCAAGAGTAGACAGGGTGATGATATTTTATCAGGACCTTGTTATGTAAGACCTAGTGATGCTGAAATTAATTTTTATTTGCTAAAATAA
- the tsaE gene encoding tRNA (adenosine(37)-N6)-threonylcarbamoyltransferase complex ATPase subunit type 1 TsaE: MILSFKREDEMITFSKSFFNPLPIGKIFALYGEIGVGKTTFLKGLALNLGISCFVSPTYNIINVYEFANFRFYHIDLYRLHLLDEFELIGGMELLLDMSSIIAIEWPDMVVDILPKDRLRFLKFKIKDDSRILEFDNEYSCD; this comes from the coding sequence TTGATATTATCTTTTAAAAGAGAAGATGAGATGATAACTTTTTCTAAGTCTTTTTTTAATCCTTTACCTATTGGTAAAATATTTGCTCTTTATGGTGAGATAGGTGTTGGGAAGACGACTTTTTTAAAAGGTTTGGCTTTAAATCTTGGGATTTCTTGTTTTGTAAGTCCGACTTATAACATTATTAATGTTTATGAATTTGCAAATTTTAGATTTTATCATATTGATTTGTATCGTTTACATCTTTTAGATGAATTTGAGCTTATTGGTGGAATGGAACTTTTATTGGATATGTCATCTATAATAGCTATTGAATGGCCAGATATGGTTGTTGATATTTTACCTAAAGATAGATTGAGATTTTTAAAATTTAAAATTAAAGATGATAGTAGGATTTTGGAATTTGATAATGAATACTCTTGCGATTGA
- the rplT gene encoding 50S ribosomal protein L20 — protein MARVKNGIVHVARRKRILKKTKGFWGTKKSNYKKAKDTLRKGMMYATRDRKTRKRDLRSLWIVRISAALTGMGINYSRFFEGLRKLNIKLNRKILSNLAIEDIESFKKIVYEIKN, from the coding sequence ATGGCTAGAGTGAAAAATGGAATAGTTCATGTTGCAAGACGAAAAAGAATTTTAAAGAAAACCAAAGGTTTTTGGGGTACTAAAAAAAGTAATTATAAGAAAGCTAAAGATACTCTTCGTAAGGGTATGATGTATGCTACAAGAGATAGAAAGACTCGTAAAAGAGATTTAAGAAGTTTGTGGATTGTAAGAATTTCTGCTGCTTTGACGGGTATGGGAATAAATTATTCAAGATTTTTTGAGGGTTTGCGAAAACTTAATATTAAGCTTAATAGAAAAATCTTATCTAATTTGGCAATTGAAGATATTGAAAGTTTTAAAAAAATTGTTTATGAAATAAAAAATTAA
- the rpmI gene encoding 50S ribosomal protein L35, whose product MPKMKTCKSARKRYAFTSKGKVKYKKQNLRHILTKKSAKRKRNLGKSGLVSNVEVKRIKTLLPYV is encoded by the coding sequence ATGCCAAAAATGAAGACATGCAAAAGTGCAAGAAAAAGATATGCTTTTACTTCAAAGGGTAAAGTTAAATATAAAAAGCAAAATTTAAGACATATTTTAACAAAGAAATCTGCAAAGAGAAAGCGCAATTTAGGTAAGTCAGGTTTGGTTTCAAATGTTGAAGTTAAGAGAATTAAAACCTTATTGCCTTATGTTTAA
- the infC gene encoding translation initiation factor IF-3, with product MINRNSGKDRDRSRSGDKELRINHRIKAREVRVIFNDGTQSVLPIEDAIKCARDVELDLVEISPNALPPVCKIIDYGKYKFHQEKRQKEQRKNQKIIKLKEVRMQPKIDTHDLDFKYKNILGFLKEGNKVKVTIRFRGRELAHTHLGYGILESILERVGDSNYVLESPAKMEGKTMFLIIAPKSRK from the coding sequence ATGATAAATAGAAATTCCGGTAAGGATAGAGATAGATCGAGGTCAGGTGATAAAGAATTGAGAATTAATCATAGAATTAAGGCTCGTGAAGTTAGAGTTATTTTTAATGATGGTACTCAATCTGTTTTGCCAATTGAAGATGCTATTAAATGTGCTAGAGATGTTGAGCTTGATTTGGTTGAAATTTCGCCAAATGCATTGCCTCCTGTTTGTAAAATAATTGATTATGGAAAGTACAAGTTTCATCAGGAAAAGCGTCAAAAAGAGCAAAGAAAAAATCAGAAAATAATTAAACTTAAAGAAGTTAGGATGCAACCCAAAATAGATACTCATGATCTTGATTTTAAGTATAAAAATATTTTAGGATTCCTCAAAGAAGGAAATAAGGTAAAAGTTACTATAAGATTTAGAGGACGAGAACTTGCTCATACTCATTTAGGATATGGGATTTTAGAGAGCATTCTTGAACGCGTAGGTGATTCTAATTATGTTTTAGAATCGCCAGCTAAGATGGAAGGGAAGACAATGTTCTTAATTATTGCACCTAAATCTAGGAAGTAA
- a CDS encoding TatD family hydrolase, with translation MKVDFNRAIFLEKLIDTHVHFNEMKKHSVDIHYVISECFKSGFSYFIDIGLHPSDFYERKQLLDTYSNIALTVGIHPLNKASNSDFELIEKILMTENVIAIGEVGLDYLKANNKNEQIEVLGIQLDLASKYQKPVILHVREAYDDIYNIVKSSNFMHRGILHCYSGTYDYAKKFIDLGFKVSFAGNLTFKNSDLLRMVLKKLNIEDILIETDSPFLAPVPLRGKINTPLFLGYTCIEIAKIKNCDIEKIVSTFYNNFKDLFKDLI, from the coding sequence ATGAAAGTTGATTTTAATAGAGCTATTTTTTTAGAAAAATTAATAGATACTCATGTTCATTTTAATGAAATGAAGAAACATTCTGTAGACATTCATTATGTTATTAGTGAATGTTTTAAAAGTGGCTTTTCTTATTTTATTGATATTGGACTTCATCCTAGTGATTTTTATGAAAGGAAACAACTTTTAGATACTTATTCTAATATTGCATTAACAGTTGGAATTCATCCTTTAAATAAAGCTTCAAATAGTGATTTTGAATTGATTGAAAAGATTTTAATGACAGAAAATGTTATTGCTATTGGTGAAGTTGGACTTGATTACCTTAAGGCAAATAATAAAAATGAACAAATTGAGGTTTTAGGGATTCAGTTAGATTTAGCTAGTAAATATCAAAAGCCTGTTATCTTGCATGTGAGAGAAGCTTATGATGATATTTATAATATTGTTAAATCGTCTAATTTTATGCATAGAGGAATATTGCATTGTTATTCTGGTACTTATGATTATGCTAAAAAATTCATTGATCTTGGATTTAAGGTATCTTTTGCAGGTAATTTAACTTTCAAAAATTCAGATCTTTTAAGAATGGTTTTAAAGAAGTTAAATATTGAAGATATTTTAATTGAGACAGATAGTCCGTTTTTAGCACCAGTTCCTTTGAGAGGCAAGATTAATACTCCACTTTTTTTGGGATATACATGTATTGAGATTGCTAAAATTAAAAATTGTGATATAGAAAAAATTGTATCTACTTTTTATAATAATTTTAAGGATTTATTTAAAGATTTGATTTAA
- a CDS encoding tetratricopeptide repeat protein — MLDNKLLDDFEDISQNSDKELLDVTEKSKRGYQLIKEERLFEAESLFNDILQKDDDNNYALVGLGDIERKKRNFDKAIIYYQKCLAKHSNNNYALFGLGDCYRSLGDYKKATDVWEEYLKYDSENITVLTRVASSYRKLKNFQKSRQSYLRVLELVPDNDYALVGIGHLYYDFKEYKEALKYWLKMYEINQVKIDVRVLTSIGNCYRKLKEFGKGIYFFKRALEISPNNFYAIFGLADCYRGSKEYAEALKYWLTIIDRDPKNNLVLTRVGDTYRYLKDYENAQIYYKKALDVDFDMFAILGLALLQKEQGQYEEALIAIKNLIKTNPKNSILYVNVAECYEALGQIEDAIDILSSFLQLGMKNVTIIDYITNLKKKMDA, encoded by the coding sequence ATGTTAGACAATAAACTTTTAGATGATTTTGAAGATATCTCGCAAAATTCTGATAAAGAGCTTCTTGATGTTACTGAAAAATCCAAAAGAGGTTATCAGTTAATAAAGGAAGAGAGACTTTTTGAAGCAGAATCATTGTTTAATGATATCTTACAAAAGGATGATGATAATAATTATGCTCTTGTTGGACTTGGAGACATTGAAAGAAAGAAGCGTAACTTTGATAAAGCTATAATTTATTATCAAAAATGCCTTGCCAAACATTCAAATAATAATTATGCTCTTTTTGGGTTGGGAGATTGTTATAGAAGTTTGGGAGATTATAAGAAGGCCACAGACGTATGGGAAGAATATTTAAAATATGATTCTGAAAATATTACGGTTCTTACAAGAGTTGCGTCTTCTTATAGAAAATTAAAAAATTTTCAAAAATCAAGACAATCATATTTAAGAGTCTTAGAGCTTGTACCTGATAATGATTATGCACTTGTGGGTATTGGACATTTGTATTATGACTTTAAAGAATATAAAGAAGCTTTGAAATATTGGCTTAAGATGTATGAAATAAATCAAGTTAAGATAGATGTTCGTGTATTAACTTCAATTGGAAATTGTTATAGAAAATTGAAAGAATTTGGTAAAGGCATTTATTTTTTTAAGAGAGCTTTGGAAATTTCTCCAAATAACTTTTATGCTATTTTTGGACTTGCTGATTGCTATAGAGGAAGCAAAGAGTATGCTGAGGCTTTAAAATATTGGCTTACAATCATAGATAGAGATCCAAAAAATAATTTAGTTTTAACAAGGGTGGGGGATACATATAGATATTTGAAAGATTATGAAAATGCACAAATTTATTATAAGAAAGCACTTGATGTTGATTTTGATATGTTTGCTATACTTGGTCTTGCATTACTTCAAAAAGAACAGGGGCAATATGAAGAAGCATTGATAGCTATTAAGAATTTAATAAAAACTAATCCTAAAAATTCAATATTGTATGTAAATGTTGCTGAATGTTATGAAGCTTTAGGTCAGATTGAAGATGCTATTGATATTTTATCGAGTTTCTTGCAACTTGGCATGAAGAATGTTACCATTATTGACTATATTACTAATCTTAAAAAAAAGATGGATGCATGA
- the prfA gene encoding peptide chain release factor 1, with protein MFLEKLNPIESKIKILEEKLQDVNLIKNQKEYSKIIKEYNYLEKIKEKKDEYQHILNQINENQKILSEEDNLEMKDLIKQEIAHLYSKKDEIENTIKILLLHQDENDDKNIIIEIRAGTGGEEAALFAHNLYEMYTKYSEKKKWKTELINFNETELGGFKEVSFEIKGKDVFKKLKHESGVHRVQRIPITESNGKLQTSAATVAVLPEVEDTDIEINDKDLRIDVYRSSGAGGQHVNTTDSAVRITHLPTGIVAQCQNERSQHKNKEQAMKILRARLYELENLKKQEQRSNDRKQQVGSGDRSERIRTYNFPQNRVTDHRANISLYKLEEIMQGELDSLLNTLALKFQEQSLKNSQL; from the coding sequence ATGTTTTTAGAAAAATTAAATCCCATTGAAAGCAAAATTAAAATACTCGAAGAAAAATTACAAGACGTAAATTTAATTAAAAATCAAAAAGAATATTCAAAAATAATAAAAGAATATAATTATCTAGAAAAAATCAAGGAAAAGAAAGATGAATATCAACACATACTAAATCAAATTAATGAAAATCAAAAAATTTTATCTGAAGAAGATAATTTAGAAATGAAAGATTTAATTAAGCAAGAAATAGCTCACTTATATTCTAAAAAAGATGAGATAGAAAATACAATTAAAATATTACTACTACATCAAGATGAAAATGACGATAAAAATATTATTATAGAAATCAGAGCTGGAACAGGAGGAGAAGAAGCTGCTCTTTTTGCACATAATCTTTATGAAATGTATACAAAATATTCTGAAAAGAAAAAGTGGAAAACAGAACTTATTAATTTTAACGAAACAGAACTTGGTGGATTTAAAGAAGTAAGTTTTGAAATAAAAGGCAAAGATGTATTTAAAAAATTAAAACATGAAAGTGGAGTACATAGAGTGCAAAGAATACCCATAACAGAATCTAATGGCAAACTTCAAACTTCAGCAGCAACCGTTGCCGTACTACCTGAGGTTGAAGACACAGATATAGAAATTAATGACAAAGACTTAAGAATAGATGTCTACAGATCTTCTGGAGCTGGTGGTCAACATGTCAATACAACAGATTCTGCTGTTAGAATCACACATTTACCTACAGGAATTGTGGCACAATGTCAAAATGAAAGAAGTCAGCATAAAAATAAAGAACAGGCTATGAAAATTTTAAGAGCCAGACTTTATGAATTGGAAAACCTAAAGAAACAAGAACAACGTTCAAATGATAGAAAACAACAAGTGGGCTCGGGTGACAGATCCGAAAGAATTAGAACTTACAATTTTCCACAAAATAGAGTAACAGATCATAGGGCAAATATTAGTCTTTATAAACTAGAAGAAATTATGCAAGGAGAACTTGACTCCCTTCTAAATACATTAGCACTTAAATTTCAAGAACAATCACTAAAAAATAGTCAGTTATAA
- the prmC gene encoding peptide chain release factor N(5)-glutamine methyltransferase, whose product MTIQEVIKNAKKYNLSTIEILLLLEKILNINKELIFANTNKNLTQQEEYKLFSQIKNIKSGIPIHYILGTKEFMGIKFYINKHVLIPRDDTECLVEEALIQIKKNNLSKILDLCCGSGCIGLTIAYYLKQKVTLADISAQALKVSLKNTQRLNLTNHIEIKRSNLLKYIGKKFELIITNPPYLTKDELRIKEKLAKEPRIALLGFGQDGLKIAKKIIKQAKYKLTKNGLLILEMAPWQKKSLEKFAIQEGFTSLKTIYDIENRERALLLRIKHDTSL is encoded by the coding sequence ATGACAATACAAGAAGTAATAAAAAATGCAAAAAAATATAATTTAAGCACTATTGAAATTCTACTACTACTTGAAAAAATACTAAATATTAATAAAGAACTAATCTTTGCAAATACAAATAAAAATCTAACACAACAAGAAGAATATAAATTATTTTCTCAAATAAAAAACATAAAATCAGGAATCCCAATACACTATATACTTGGAACAAAAGAATTTATGGGAATCAAATTCTATATAAACAAACACGTACTAATTCCTAGAGATGATACAGAATGTTTAGTAGAAGAAGCCTTGATTCAAATAAAAAAAAACAATTTAAGTAAAATTCTAGATTTATGTTGTGGAAGTGGATGTATTGGATTAACAATTGCATATTATCTTAAACAAAAAGTAACACTAGCCGATATTTCGGCGCAAGCTTTAAAAGTATCATTAAAAAATACACAAAGACTAAATCTAACAAATCATATAGAAATAAAACGTTCAAATCTGTTAAAATACATAGGTAAAAAGTTTGAGCTAATAATAACTAATCCTCCTTACTTAACTAAAGATGAACTTAGAATAAAGGAAAAATTAGCAAAAGAACCAAGAATAGCACTCTTAGGATTTGGACAAGATGGACTTAAAATTGCAAAAAAAATAATCAAACAGGCAAAATACAAATTAACTAAAAATGGACTCTTAATATTAGAAATGGCTCCGTGGCAAAAAAAATCTCTAGAAAAGTTTGCAATACAAGAAGGTTTCACATCTTTAAAAACTATATATGATATTGAAAATAGAGAAAGAGCATTACTTTTAAGGATAAAACATGATACAAGTCTATGA
- a CDS encoding RelA/SpoT family protein, translated as MIQVYEIAYLLKINDIDKLKNIFKKTVDNTYQDDIQKKLIFKSLEISEQLHYGQYRESKEPYVIHPIMVALFLIKFQLDFKTIIAGLLHDVLEDTSVQKEEIIKEFDQEVFSLIDGVTKIHDLHNKTRAIKEANTISKMFFAMTHDIRIIIIKLADKLHNMATLSHLPKNRRERIARDCLATYVPIAERLGISSLKIYLEDLSLKYLYPKEYKEIKNFLSATKIEREKKLYKGKLIIEKELKKIGIDVTITVRSKHFYSIFRKMKTRNNNISQIFDTLGIRIICKKQKECYEILEIVHKVWKPIPGRLKDYIAIPKENKYQSLHTTVRIPEDNQLIEIQIRTEEMDKIAKYGVAAHWLYKEQVELKADDISFINRIKKWQQESANKNQYSMHDIHKELLNTFIYVYTPEGEIVELPFGSNSIDFAYTIHTDIGDQALYAKINGKISSLTKPLKNEQIVEIFTSEEAKPDVIWLNSVRTKKARSKIRSWLNKNDNTIFVDNNIIAYLIGENKEQKRLFSLFKSLTKSKLKSITTASDCNPLTGEDIIGLIQKDTIVVHKENCKEITYQKKNHLVEVEWEATPTRKVYHIIIFLKNLKDLFNYLDNLFTTFDVRLISEKIEDCGNGHGIINIIILSNHKNVSMIFNSLKENPNVLQIMQVEEDIKNYDN; from the coding sequence ATGATACAAGTCTATGAAATTGCATACTTACTTAAAATAAATGATATTGATAAATTAAAAAATATTTTCAAAAAAACTGTAGATAATACTTATCAAGATGACATTCAAAAAAAATTAATATTTAAATCTCTTGAAATATCAGAGCAATTACACTACGGACAATATAGAGAGAGCAAAGAACCATATGTAATTCACCCAATAATGGTTGCACTATTTCTTATAAAATTTCAGTTGGATTTTAAAACAATAATAGCTGGTTTATTACATGATGTTTTAGAAGACACAAGTGTTCAAAAAGAAGAAATCATTAAAGAATTTGATCAAGAAGTTTTCAGTTTAATTGATGGGGTAACCAAAATTCATGATTTGCACAATAAAACAAGAGCAATCAAAGAAGCAAATACAATCTCAAAAATGTTTTTTGCAATGACTCATGACATTAGAATAATAATAATAAAACTTGCAGATAAATTACATAACATGGCAACGCTTTCTCACTTACCTAAAAATCGAAGAGAAAGAATTGCAAGAGATTGTCTTGCAACTTACGTACCAATTGCAGAAAGACTTGGTATCTCATCTCTTAAAATATATCTTGAAGATTTATCATTAAAATATCTTTATCCAAAAGAATATAAAGAAATAAAAAATTTTTTATCCGCAACAAAAATAGAAAGAGAAAAAAAATTATATAAAGGAAAATTAATAATAGAAAAAGAACTCAAAAAAATTGGAATTGACGTCACAATCACAGTGCGTTCAAAACATTTTTACTCAATATTTAGAAAAATGAAAACAAGAAATAACAATATTTCTCAAATTTTTGATACTTTGGGAATAAGAATAATTTGCAAGAAACAAAAAGAATGTTACGAAATACTAGAAATCGTACATAAAGTTTGGAAACCAATACCTGGAAGACTTAAAGACTATATAGCCATTCCTAAAGAAAATAAATATCAATCTCTACATACAACTGTCAGAATACCTGAAGATAATCAATTAATCGAAATACAAATTAGAACAGAAGAAATGGATAAAATTGCAAAATATGGTGTTGCTGCCCACTGGCTTTATAAAGAACAAGTTGAATTAAAAGCTGATGATATATCATTTATCAATCGAATTAAAAAATGGCAACAAGAATCGGCCAATAAAAATCAATACTCAATGCACGATATACATAAGGAACTTCTAAATACATTTATATATGTCTATACACCAGAAGGAGAAATAGTCGAACTTCCATTTGGTTCAAACTCAATTGACTTTGCATATACAATACATACAGATATTGGGGATCAAGCACTTTATGCAAAAATCAATGGCAAAATTAGTTCATTAACCAAACCATTAAAAAACGAACAAATTGTTGAAATATTCACATCTGAAGAAGCAAAACCTGATGTAATTTGGTTAAATAGCGTTAGAACAAAAAAAGCACGTTCAAAAATTAGATCTTGGCTTAACAAAAATGACAATACAATATTTGTAGACAATAACATAATTGCATATTTGATTGGAGAAAATAAAGAACAAAAAAGACTATTTAGTCTATTTAAATCTCTAACAAAATCTAAACTCAAAAGCATTACAACAGCTTCTGATTGTAACCCATTAACAGGTGAAGATATTATTGGTTTAATACAAAAAGATACAATCGTGGTTCATAAAGAAAATTGTAAAGAAATCACATATCAGAAAAAAAACCATCTGGTAGAAGTAGAATGGGAAGCAACACCAACAAGGAAAGTGTATCATATTATAATATTTTTAAAAAATTTAAAAGATCTCTTTAATTACCTAGATAATCTCTTTACAACATTTGATGTAAGACTTATTAGTGAAAAAATAGAAGACTGTGGAAATGGACACGGAATAATAAATATTATAATATTATCAAACCATAAAAATGTATCAATGATTTTTAATTCACTTAAAGAAAATCCTAATGTACTTCAAATAATGCAAGTGGAAGAAGACATAAAAAACTATGACAATTAA